The Sediminispirochaeta smaragdinae DSM 11293 genome has a segment encoding these proteins:
- a CDS encoding tetratricopeptide repeat protein: MKRRSRFSVISTAMYLCICGFLLLFFSSCSPSVPSEQAATRYVEGKRQYQNGDYRAARDIFVSVHHDYPHFFQNSVMLGKSCFFLGETDEAISYLEEVAEKRPEHIDAVKWLCRSYLAAGNPQKAIEYVQKSLALSSEDYELQFLLAKAYRADGHIDKALTAYSRAEASLQRGVELYIETGELYRSLGLWEPSLRQFKKAADFTGPESSLRPALDTIIKTLESGETE, encoded by the coding sequence TTGAAAAGAAGAAGTCGTTTTTCGGTTATATCAACCGCAATGTACCTGTGTATATGCGGATTCCTCTTATTGTTTTTCTCATCATGTTCGCCTTCCGTTCCTTCTGAACAGGCAGCTACGCGTTATGTCGAGGGAAAACGGCAGTATCAAAACGGCGACTACCGCGCCGCCCGGGATATCTTCGTATCTGTTCATCATGACTACCCTCATTTTTTTCAGAACAGTGTCATGCTCGGAAAAAGCTGTTTTTTTCTTGGAGAAACCGATGAGGCCATATCCTACCTTGAAGAGGTGGCCGAAAAGCGGCCCGAACACATCGATGCGGTAAAATGGCTCTGTCGAAGTTATCTTGCCGCAGGCAACCCGCAAAAAGCCATCGAGTATGTGCAGAAGTCCCTGGCCCTTTCGTCGGAGGATTACGAACTGCAGTTTCTGCTGGCAAAGGCGTACCGGGCTGACGGCCACATCGATAAGGCCTTAACGGCTTATAGCCGTGCCGAGGCCTCCCTGCAAAGGGGGGTGGAACTCTATATAGAGACGGGAGAGCTCTATCGGAGTCTCGGCCTATGGGAACCGAGTCTGCGACAATTCAAAAAGGCCGCTGATTTTACGGGGCCTGAGAGTTCGCTTCGTCCTGCACTCGATACCATCATAAAAACGCTCGAATCGGGGGAAACCGAATGA
- a CDS encoding Ig-like domain-containing protein → MKAISFPVPAIIIAVLVPLLIPGCHMIDDYLHMDAPEVRSITPAEGYADPSDVQGISIWFSASMDRPKTEAACIFSQDDQQLEGSFSWASDRLIFTPYLGITSNHVYTVTVTTEAEDDYGNSLLHEVNHQFFTGEEIDPPFVTGTSPQAGDLVSDPYAAILIEFSEGIDEISFIDNFSISPEVMGTISWSPDKRSATFTPLVPYERGEEYEVQISKGVRDLAGNQMTKETFFRFTAGDKGTYEISSVEDISGGFFLHDIADTAYTTGIEKADELLVTFSAAVPEDEKRDIITVNPSISYDDTWNSDNTTLHIIFDEELEYGKLYELNIVDSTYRFLVDGPHSLPLSLSRIIFINDTASPVPVELHLNDILTISDSDRARFDVYLHHAQGAVVDTSSFMDAFSLSSSAFQSLDFTSYSIDVGATESVVHVDASIEMASGISSICTIRIEASLCDSYDNYLEDDYLLTLQVLPP, encoded by the coding sequence ATGAAAGCCATCTCGTTTCCGGTTCCCGCAATTATCATTGCAGTGCTCGTTCCATTGCTTATCCCGGGCTGCCATATGATCGACGACTACCTTCATATGGATGCCCCTGAGGTGCGCTCTATAACGCCGGCGGAAGGGTATGCCGATCCCTCAGATGTACAGGGGATAAGCATCTGGTTTTCTGCGTCCATGGACCGACCGAAAACAGAGGCTGCCTGCATATTCTCACAGGATGATCAGCAACTGGAGGGAAGCTTCAGCTGGGCTTCCGACAGGCTCATCTTTACTCCCTATCTCGGCATTACCTCCAACCATGTCTATACCGTCACCGTCACCACCGAGGCGGAAGATGATTACGGCAATTCCCTGCTGCATGAGGTCAATCATCAGTTTTTTACCGGAGAAGAAATCGATCCTCCCTTTGTAACAGGAACAAGTCCCCAGGCAGGCGATCTTGTTTCCGATCCCTATGCGGCTATTCTTATCGAATTCAGCGAAGGAATCGATGAGATCAGTTTTATCGACAACTTCTCCATCTCGCCGGAAGTCATGGGAACCATATCATGGTCCCCGGACAAGCGAAGCGCAACCTTTACGCCCCTGGTTCCCTATGAAAGGGGAGAAGAGTACGAGGTACAAATTTCAAAGGGAGTCCGAGATCTGGCGGGAAATCAAATGACAAAAGAAACATTCTTTCGCTTTACCGCCGGGGATAAGGGAACCTATGAAATTTCATCGGTTGAGGATATCAGCGGAGGATTTTTCCTTCACGATATAGCAGATACGGCCTATACAACGGGAATTGAAAAAGCGGATGAGCTTCTCGTTACCTTTAGCGCAGCGGTCCCCGAGGATGAAAAGCGGGACATCATCACGGTTAATCCTTCAATATCATATGATGATACGTGGAATTCTGATAATACGACTCTTCATATCATCTTCGACGAGGAGCTGGAATACGGCAAACTCTATGAGTTGAACATCGTCGATTCAACCTATCGTTTTCTCGTCGACGGGCCCCACAGCCTCCCCTTAAGCCTTTCAAGGATCATCTTCATCAATGATACGGCAAGTCCCGTACCGGTAGAATTGCACCTCAACGATATACTTACCATCAGCGATAGCGACCGTGCCCGTTTCGATGTCTACCTGCACCATGCCCAGGGGGCGGTCGTCGACACCTCATCTTTTATGGATGCATTCTCACTCTCCTCTTCCGCCTTTCAATCCCTCGATTTCACCTCCTACAGCATCGATGTCGGAGCTACAGAGTCGGTCGTTCACGTCGACGCTTCTATTGAGATGGCTTCCGGCATCTCGTCGATTTGTACAATCAGGATAGAAGCTTCCCTGTGCGACAGCTACGACAACTACCTGGAAGACGACTACCTTCTTACCTTGCAGGTGCTGCCGCCGTGA
- a CDS encoding Ig-like domain-containing protein, which produces MKRLRHLLPACLLIYLSGGLLACNLFFFPDYDEIEYVPSGSYDLLPEGQFPTISFDFGVDKYSVEDIFSVSDFEGKLEGRYSWEKRNVSFLPDEGFIPGRRYSLVFSGRFLDDKGRTYTVSKTIVFFYAAEEGSVPAITEMIPAPGSTISGESQLSFRFSVPMDDTSVAEGLDITPSIAYRHSWQEDDTLLLIFPEDEWENLTLYHITIDEDLIDSRGVPYPAESQFSFFVDDDDDAPTILYVSVAENSWAAATPFAVLSEDLNDLRYHDAIRIGFSETMDQDSVEEGFSISPNCPGTTFWIADPSAAYPDRNALVFIPEQGYTMSQEYLLEIEAEVTDKHQIPMGIDVKKTFTPNIPLLELSAIEGVAPGNSFSLTSYSSSQAQSIGSSEPSPFDYTFRFRFSRPFAQVEEKAAVQEKISIAEIFSSSGSPSPAAYSWQDDYTLTATYTNFRSSSSSEHYYLMTIAGGSSGIANNEGSFLSQSIEQLLVVPKP; this is translated from the coding sequence ATGAAGAGACTCCGGCACCTATTACCAGCCTGCTTATTGATCTATCTGTCGGGAGGTCTATTGGCCTGCAACCTCTTTTTTTTCCCCGATTATGATGAGATCGAATACGTTCCCTCAGGTTCATACGACCTGCTTCCCGAGGGTCAGTTCCCCACCATTTCCTTTGATTTCGGGGTAGACAAATACAGCGTTGAGGATATATTCTCCGTCTCCGATTTTGAAGGGAAACTCGAGGGGCGATATAGCTGGGAGAAAAGAAATGTCTCCTTTCTTCCAGATGAAGGTTTTATTCCGGGCAGGCGCTACAGTCTCGTTTTTTCAGGAAGGTTCCTGGATGATAAGGGAAGGACATATACGGTCAGTAAGACGATTGTCTTTTTTTATGCCGCAGAGGAGGGATCTGTCCCTGCAATCACAGAGATGATTCCTGCACCCGGATCGACTATTTCGGGAGAAAGCCAGCTTTCCTTTCGTTTTTCCGTCCCAATGGATGATACAAGTGTGGCCGAGGGGCTGGACATCACTCCATCCATAGCCTATCGGCATAGCTGGCAAGAGGATGATACGCTGCTTCTGATCTTTCCCGAGGATGAATGGGAAAACCTCACCTTGTATCACATCACCATCGATGAAGATCTTATAGACAGCAGGGGGGTACCCTATCCAGCGGAAAGCCAGTTCAGTTTTTTTGTCGACGATGACGACGATGCCCCCACCATTCTCTATGTAAGCGTTGCAGAAAATAGCTGGGCAGCTGCCACCCCTTTTGCCGTTCTCAGCGAAGATCTCAACGACCTTCGTTACCACGATGCAATCAGGATAGGATTTTCCGAGACCATGGACCAGGATTCGGTGGAAGAGGGATTTTCCATCTCCCCCAATTGCCCCGGAACCACATTCTGGATCGCAGATCCTTCTGCAGCGTATCCCGATCGCAACGCCTTGGTTTTCATTCCCGAACAGGGATACACCATGAGCCAGGAATATCTGCTGGAAATAGAGGCAGAGGTTACAGACAAACATCAGATTCCCATGGGGATCGATGTCAAGAAAACATTTACTCCCAATATTCCCCTTCTCGAACTCTCAGCCATAGAGGGGGTGGCCCCTGGTAACTCCTTCAGCCTCACTTCATACTCAAGCAGCCAGGCCCAGAGTATCGGGAGCTCCGAGCCTTCTCCATTCGACTACACCTTCCGCTTCCGCTTTTCCCGCCCCTTTGCGCAGGTGGAAGAAAAAGCGGCCGTGCAGGAAAAGATATCCATAGCCGAAATTTTCTCCTCATCCGGCAGTCCCTCTCCCGCTGCATACTCCTGGCAGGATGATTATACCCTCACCGCCACCTATACCAATTTCCGCTCTTCCAGTAGCAGCGAACACTACTATCTCATGACCATTGCCGGTGGATCATCGGGAATAGCCAATAACGAAGGGAGTTTCCTTTCGCAAAGCATCGAACAGCTTCTGGTGGTGCCAAAGCCATGA
- a CDS encoding TolC family protein, translating to MIVFAALLFSMFQTPVLCAQEVASISPHEAIELALSRSDEINYRSIDREIARAKIAIQKRNFLPSLGIDYSQSDSVSYDSADSRIKKATFSVDQLLYDGGQLAYQYRNLRSQLYLSDIETDEIKEQLALQVITICTNLLKNKRILEIQSATREIVLKQITIARQEHRLGMITELDLLEMEAQLGEIDLSLASTRQDEKRYIFQLSRILEIPPDSLPSIRGRINPDYHGFLLVGKNLEKEIERYASLALYQNSDLQKLLIQLENARTTRDQTRRSWIPSINAELELSMSGEELPLSEFGYSLGMVFTFNLPAFPFKTDVSAGKTNPQERSIGNSSSVQLFDNLQGFISGREASLQLAKGYSSYEDRQRNLRFDIEEALTDIDHQMNTISLTQRRMEISRREISILQKEVELGEATRIDLIEEQVSLTQQEAKLIESFVDLYNSEATFLQSCGVRGIAETVKEIIV from the coding sequence ATGATCGTGTTCGCGGCCCTTCTTTTCAGCATGTTCCAGACACCCGTGCTCTGTGCCCAGGAAGTAGCGTCGATATCACCCCACGAAGCCATAGAGCTTGCCCTGTCCCGAAGTGACGAGATCAACTACCGGAGTATCGACAGGGAAATTGCCAGGGCAAAGATTGCAATACAGAAAAGGAACTTTCTCCCAAGTCTCGGAATCGATTACTCCCAAAGTGATTCGGTAAGCTACGACAGTGCGGATTCCCGTATCAAAAAGGCGACATTTTCCGTCGATCAGCTGCTCTACGACGGTGGGCAGCTCGCCTATCAGTATAGGAACCTGAGGTCGCAGCTCTATCTTAGCGACATAGAAACCGATGAGATAAAAGAACAGCTGGCCCTGCAGGTAATCACCATCTGCACAAATCTCTTGAAAAACAAGAGGATTCTGGAGATACAATCGGCAACAAGAGAGATCGTCCTCAAACAAATAACCATTGCACGGCAGGAGCATCGCCTCGGCATGATTACCGAGCTTGATCTGCTTGAGATGGAGGCCCAGCTGGGAGAAATCGACCTCTCCCTTGCCTCAACCCGGCAGGATGAAAAGCGTTACATCTTTCAATTGTCGAGAATCCTGGAAATTCCTCCGGACAGCCTGCCCTCTATCAGGGGAAGGATAAACCCCGACTACCACGGTTTTCTTCTTGTGGGGAAAAATCTTGAAAAGGAGATCGAGCGATATGCAAGCCTTGCGCTCTATCAAAACAGCGACCTGCAAAAACTGCTCATCCAGCTTGAAAATGCAAGGACGACAAGAGATCAGACAAGACGATCATGGATTCCATCAATCAATGCGGAACTGGAGCTTTCAATGTCGGGGGAAGAGCTTCCTCTTTCCGAATTCGGTTACAGTCTCGGCATGGTTTTTACCTTCAACCTTCCGGCTTTTCCGTTCAAAACAGATGTGAGCGCGGGAAAGACAAATCCACAGGAACGATCTATAGGAAACAGCTCCTCCGTTCAGCTTTTCGATAATCTGCAGGGCTTCATATCAGGGCGTGAAGCCTCCCTGCAGCTGGCTAAAGGCTATTCTTCCTACGAAGATCGCCAGCGAAATCTTCGATTCGACATCGAAGAGGCCCTTACCGATATCGATCATCAGATGAATACGATCTCCCTCACACAAAGGCGGATGGAAATCTCCCGCAGAGAAATTTCCATCCTGCAAAAGGAGGTTGAATTGGGAGAGGCAACACGAATCGACCTTATCGAGGAGCAGGTATCCCTTACACAACAGGAGGCAAAGCTCATCGAAAGTTTCGTCGATCTCTACAATTCGGAAGCGACATTCCTTCAGTCCTGCGGCGTAAGGGGCATAGCAGAGACGGTAAAAGAGATTATTGTATGA
- a CDS encoding efflux RND transporter periplasmic adaptor subunit — protein MNLNRFFTLSAAALLLVLSSCSRQSSDRATVIDEEVTERVSVAEVNEETIRSEFSSFGTVSYLDKADVSSLVEGTVVRLLVDEGDRVTKGELLALIDTEELDIKQSEAEAEIVSAEAAVELARQQLEDGKKQIEAKFISIKNAEAKIEQLKAELEQVSRNYENKKQLFEIEGVTAEELQSLLVQKKSAETELFTAEGELAIQNIGFRDIDITQAGLSVPQEEEERIKVLIEVNTRTLQAELTVAEARLHAARSNLQSVNLLISRSEIRAPIQGVIAAKNIYLGEKASTETPLFTIFSQNALIVQAEIPEQETRLIQKGQRVEIRSDLSDRCYTGTLYFIAPYTNAESRTTAAKIRLDDVSSLRPGMFVRLTIETGEPYSALVVPVSALIKEETGTYLFLVRNSRLFKTQIEVAKEEDDRAVISSGISQGDIVAVTPGADFSDGMEVEILP, from the coding sequence ATGAACCTAAACCGTTTTTTCACCCTTTCCGCCGCGGCTTTGCTCCTGGTTCTCTCCTCTTGTTCCCGGCAATCATCCGATAGGGCGACAGTAATCGACGAGGAGGTCACTGAACGGGTATCGGTTGCAGAGGTTAACGAGGAAACGATCCGATCGGAATTTTCCTCGTTCGGCACCGTTTCCTACCTTGATAAGGCCGATGTTTCCTCTCTGGTGGAAGGGACGGTGGTCCGTTTGTTGGTTGATGAGGGAGATCGTGTTACAAAGGGTGAGCTTTTGGCGCTTATCGATACTGAAGAGCTGGATATCAAGCAAAGCGAGGCGGAAGCAGAAATCGTATCGGCAGAGGCAGCGGTTGAGTTGGCAAGGCAACAGCTGGAAGACGGAAAGAAACAAATAGAGGCGAAATTCATCTCGATAAAAAATGCCGAAGCGAAGATCGAGCAACTGAAGGCCGAGCTGGAACAGGTCAGCAGGAATTATGAGAACAAGAAGCAGCTTTTTGAGATTGAAGGAGTGACGGCCGAAGAACTCCAAAGCCTCCTGGTTCAGAAAAAGAGTGCGGAAACCGAGCTTTTTACGGCCGAAGGAGAGCTGGCCATCCAGAATATCGGTTTTCGAGACATCGATATTACACAAGCAGGCTTGAGTGTTCCGCAGGAGGAAGAGGAGCGGATCAAGGTCTTGATCGAAGTAAATACCAGGACCCTTCAGGCCGAGCTTACCGTTGCCGAGGCCCGTCTGCATGCGGCCAGGTCAAATCTTCAAAGTGTAAACCTCCTTATATCCCGCTCGGAAATACGCGCCCCCATACAAGGGGTTATCGCTGCAAAGAATATTTACCTCGGAGAGAAAGCAAGCACCGAGACTCCCCTGTTCACCATCTTTTCACAAAACGCTCTCATTGTTCAGGCGGAAATTCCGGAACAGGAGACCCGCCTTATACAAAAGGGACAAAGGGTGGAAATTCGTAGCGATCTATCCGACAGGTGTTATACGGGAACACTGTACTTCATCGCCCCCTATACAAACGCCGAAAGCAGAACAACGGCAGCAAAAATTCGTCTCGACGATGTCTCGTCCCTTCGACCGGGCATGTTCGTTCGTCTGACCATCGAAACAGGGGAACCGTACAGCGCTCTTGTCGTACCAGTCTCGGCCCTCATCAAGGAGGAAACGGGGACGTATCTTTTTCTGGTCAGAAATTCGAGACTGTTTAAAACCCAAATAGAGGTAGCGAAAGAGGAAGATGATAGGGCCGTTATTTCGTCGGGAATAAGCCAGGGGGATATCGTCGCAGTCACTCCCGGGGCCGATTTCTCGGACGGCATGGAGGTGGAGATTCTGCCATGA